A genomic region of Desulfuribacillus alkaliarsenatis contains the following coding sequences:
- a CDS encoding lysylphosphatidylglycerol synthase transmembrane domain-containing protein: MNKKLSNKSKQRLSIAFRILVSTGILAFLFWRIEWREVPQHIQGADYRYIIAALLATKLAIFISAYKWHILSKSTSNVTFVESLRWYYIGFFFSNFLPGSISGDVPRAYYASKKIGMTNAIASITVERVFAGIALVITAVIGFVVISGAGEYAHHVWLLAGIFAVLYLLLFNNYIIGLLTRRLGKSVRDFYKTVETYKTRKYLLTKLLLASLAFQVCFVWITDLLFRALGIEVNFLYQLGFVAVISAMTMIPISMNGLGVREGTYAYFFATVGIAESISITVSLLFYLSVLICTSIGGIIWISEKKIDIGQLKSKNVAEM, from the coding sequence ATGAACAAGAAGCTATCAAATAAATCTAAACAAAGGCTATCAATAGCATTTAGGATCCTTGTATCTACAGGGATTCTCGCCTTTTTGTTTTGGCGAATTGAGTGGAGGGAAGTTCCTCAGCACATCCAGGGGGCCGATTATAGGTATATAATTGCAGCATTATTAGCAACTAAACTGGCGATATTTATTAGCGCGTATAAGTGGCATATACTATCTAAAAGCACATCGAATGTTACGTTTGTTGAGAGCTTGCGCTGGTATTATATCGGTTTTTTCTTTAGCAATTTTCTGCCAGGTAGTATTAGTGGTGATGTACCGAGGGCATACTATGCAAGTAAGAAGATAGGGATGACAAACGCGATAGCATCGATAACCGTTGAGCGGGTGTTTGCTGGGATTGCATTAGTTATAACTGCTGTGATCGGATTCGTAGTAATTAGTGGAGCTGGCGAATATGCTCATCATGTATGGCTGCTGGCGGGAATATTTGCTGTACTTTATCTACTGTTGTTCAACAACTATATCATTGGATTGCTTACAAGAAGACTAGGGAAAAGCGTGCGAGACTTTTATAAGACAGTTGAGACCTATAAAACGCGAAAGTATTTGCTAACCAAATTATTATTAGCATCTTTAGCCTTTCAGGTATGCTTCGTTTGGATCACTGATTTGCTATTCCGTGCTTTAGGTATAGAGGTGAATTTTCTCTATCAGCTTGGATTTGTAGCTGTAATATCAGCTATGACGATGATTCCAATTTCGATGAATGGTTTAGGCGTCAGAGAAGGAACGTACGCGTATTTTTTTGCGACAGTCGGAATAGCAGAGTCGATTTCGATTACGGTATCGTTGCTATTTTATCTGTCAGTTCTTATATGCACATCCATCGGTGGCATCATATGGATATCAGAAAAGAAAATTGACATAGGTCAATTAAAGTCAAAAAATGTTGCAGAAATGTAA